The Pseudomonadota bacterium DNA segment AGGATGCCGATCGCGCTGCCCGCTCCGGTACAGCGGGCTTGCCGCCAGCCGCTCGATGAGCAGGGACGCGGCGAGGAGCGCGTGGGTGAGCTGGGGCAGCGCGCACTCGCCACGGCCGATGCGGGCGTCGAAGCTCAGGGTGTGAAGGGCGAACCGCAGCCGCGCCAAGGCGTGCAGCTCTCGCCAGCCGTCGGTCTTGAGGCCACCGTAGCAGAGCCGCAGCCGACGCACGGCCGCGTAGATGCGGGCGAAGCGCATGTCGCTGCGCGCGAAGTCGAGCGCAGGGGTCTCGGGAAGCGTCTCTCCGGTGCACAGCACCGCCAGCAGCGCGTGCCATCGCGGCAGGTCGTCGGCGGTGAATCCCTGGTCGACCACGAAGCAGAGGTCGTTCTCCATCTTGGCCAGGTCGATCTCGAGGGGGCGCTCATCGCACCAGGGCCAGTCGATGATCCAGACGGCGCGGGTGTCATCGGTGAGCAGGTTGGCGAGGTTGAGGTCGCCGTGGCAGAGCGCGGTGTCGACGTCGATGTAGTCGATGTGCGCCAGCAGGGGGGGCAGCGTTTTTAGCGGATTGGAGATGACGGTTCCCGCGCCGATGTCGATGGTCTCCTCCTCGAGATCGGCATGGGGCGCGATGCGCGCCAGGTTCTCGCGCAGCCACACGAGCTGCTTCGGGCCGCTCAGGCCGACGGCCTGGCAGGGCGAGATCTTGCTGCGGCGGCGGGTGTTGAGGTAGAGGTCGCGCGACAGCAGGTCGAGGGCCTTGTCGAAGACACGCAGGAAGGTTCCCAGGCCGTCTTCATCGGCGGCGTCGGTGAACAGGCGCTGCAGCGTGGTGGGTCGCCCCTCCATCGACGCCAGGGTCATGCGCAGCCCGCTGGCGGAGCCCACCGAGACCGGGGCCTGCATCGCGGGCACGTGGCTTCCCAGCAGATCGCGCACGCGCAGGTAGCCCGCGATCTCCTGCACGAGGCTGCCGTGCGCGCCCACCTTCACCACCAGGGGCGCTTGCCGATGGCCGCCTCGCTCCGGCACGGCCAGCAGCAGAAGGCTTCCGCTGAACCCTCCCTTCAAGGGCGTGAGGCTCACCGCCTCATCGAAGAGGAAGAGCACCTCGAGCACGGCCTGCTGCTCGGGCGAGATGGCGGTGGCGACGGAGGCGGGAAGGAGGCGGCAGGCGCCCGTTCCCGGGAGGGTCGGCATCGCGATGCCGGTCTGGGCCGCCAGCGCCTCGAGAGACGGCACCACGGTGACCAGCGCGTTCGGCAGCCCTGTCTGCAGGCTCGCGGTCTGCCCCTGCAGGTCGCGCGCGCCCACGAGATGCGGGCAGACCAGCACCTTGCGAAACCCATGCTCGTTGCGCAGCTTGAATGCCGTCGACGCGACGCGAACGTCGGTGTGGAAGCCGCAGATCACGAACACGGTCGCGTCGCGCGCCTCCGCATCGAGGTCGAGCACATCGCGGCCGAAGATGCGCGCGAGCGTCGCGTGCAGGTCGTTCGCGGGCAGCGCCAGAGAGGAGGTCTCGATGACCTGCGCCTCGTCGAGCAGCGCGCGGGCGGGGGCGACGAACGCGGCGCCCTCGGTGCCGCGCACCGCGTGCAGCCCGTGGCGCAGCAGCTCGGGCTGCTGGTCCGGGTCATCCGGGTCGTGCATGTCGC contains these protein-coding regions:
- a CDS encoding isochorismatase family protein — its product is MPTIIIADSLTHDFASPAPEFTAVRVNVGPHEIARTMGAEAAYGRGPLPRFLQAAREARRNGADVHIILVRDMHDPDDPDQQPELLRHGLHAVRGTEGAAFVAPARALLDEAQVIETSSLALPANDLHATLARIFGRDVLDLDAEARDATVFVICGFHTDVRVASTAFKLRNEHGFRKVLVCPHLVGARDLQGQTASLQTGLPNALVTVVPSLEALAAQTGIAMPTLPGTGACRLLPASVATAISPEQQAVLEVLFLFDEAVSLTPLKGGFSGSLLLLAVPERGGHRQAPLVVKVGAHGSLVQEIAGYLRVRDLLGSHVPAMQAPVSVGSASGLRMTLASMEGRPTTLQRLFTDAADEDGLGTFLRVFDKALDLLSRDLYLNTRRRSKISPCQAVGLSGPKQLVWLRENLARIAPHADLEEETIDIGAGTVISNPLKTLPPLLAHIDYIDVDTALCHGDLNLANLLTDDTRAVWIIDWPWCDERPLEIDLAKMENDLCFVVDQGFTADDLPRWHALLAVLCTGETLPETPALDFARSDMRFARIYAAVRRLRLCYGGLKTDGWRELHALARLRFALHTLSFDARIGRGECALPQLTHALLAASLLIERLAASPLYRSGQRDRHP